A DNA window from Luteolibacter luteus contains the following coding sequences:
- the ccoG gene encoding cytochrome c oxidase accessory protein CcoG: MSAQVPKRPNLDSVTTINRDGSHYFLQTADVSGRWTTARRIFGAILIAIYAALPWIPINGNPALFFDVEQRRFHVFGLTLVPQDLWVMFFGITGLGFTLFFVTSLLGRLWCGWACPYTVFLDHVFRRIERFTEGDAVARRRLDSAPWTAGKLVRRVGKHSLYLLCSSLIAHVFLSYFISIPRLYEHMQEGPLSHVTDFAVVVFLTLSLWFCFGWFREQFCIIMCPYGRLQSALTDDNTVIIGYDEKRGEPRGAPGKVAGDCIDCRRCVNVCPTGIDIRNGLQLECIGCAACIDACDDIMTKIHKPKGLVRYDSLNGLTGKKRRIFRPRVAAYTALGLLGLIAFVIAGWKNAKPFTADFSRMRGQPFYTDTASVRNHFQVRFHNKRNQPARFTLQLSGAPEGFTLSGAGTAIEVPPLGEITRPAIVVAPVGAYRGPENLSIEVRAEPGGVVLKHDMRFLGPEPSATSP; the protein is encoded by the coding sequence ATGTCCGCTCAGGTGCCAAAACGGCCGAACCTCGACTCCGTCACGACCATCAATCGGGACGGCTCGCACTACTTCCTCCAGACGGCGGACGTCAGTGGCCGCTGGACCACGGCGCGGCGCATCTTCGGCGCCATCCTCATCGCGATCTACGCCGCTCTTCCCTGGATTCCGATCAATGGGAACCCCGCGCTCTTCTTCGATGTGGAGCAGCGCCGCTTCCACGTCTTCGGTCTCACTCTCGTGCCCCAGGACCTTTGGGTGATGTTTTTCGGGATCACCGGCCTTGGGTTCACTCTCTTCTTTGTGACCTCACTGCTGGGCCGCCTCTGGTGCGGCTGGGCCTGTCCCTACACTGTCTTTCTCGATCACGTCTTCCGCCGCATCGAACGCTTCACGGAGGGGGATGCCGTAGCCCGGCGTCGCCTCGATAGCGCTCCTTGGACCGCGGGGAAGCTGGTGCGGCGGGTGGGGAAGCATTCGCTCTACCTGCTCTGCTCCTCGCTCATCGCCCACGTTTTCCTATCCTATTTCATCTCGATTCCCCGCCTCTATGAGCACATGCAGGAGGGGCCGCTCTCGCATGTCACTGACTTCGCGGTCGTGGTCTTTCTCACCCTGAGCCTTTGGTTTTGCTTCGGTTGGTTCCGCGAGCAGTTCTGCATCATCATGTGTCCCTATGGTCGCCTGCAGAGTGCGCTGACGGACGACAATACGGTGATCATCGGCTACGATGAAAAGCGCGGCGAACCCCGCGGTGCTCCCGGCAAGGTGGCCGGTGATTGCATCGACTGCCGGCGCTGCGTGAATGTCTGCCCCACCGGGATCGATATCCGGAATGGCCTGCAACTCGAGTGCATCGGGTGTGCCGCCTGCATTGATGCCTGCGATGACATCATGACGAAGATCCACAAGCCGAAGGGGCTTGTGCGCTACGACTCGCTCAACGGGCTCACCGGGAAAAAGCGCCGCATCTTCCGCCCGCGCGTGGCTGCCTACACGGCCCTCGGCCTGCTCGGCTTGATCGCGTTCGTCATTGCCGGCTGGAAGAACGCGAAGCCTTTCACGGCGGACTTCAGCCGCATGCGTGGCCAGCCCTTCTATACGGATACGGCTTCGGTGCGGAATCACTTTCAAGTCCGTTTCCACAACAAGCGGAACCAGCCTGCCCGCTTCACCCTTCAACTCTCCGGCGCGCCGGAAGGCTTCACCCTCAGCGGGGCAGGCACCGCCATCGAAGTGCCCCCACTCGGAGAGATCACGCGCCCGGCCATCGTAGTGGCTCCTGTCGGGGCTTATCGCGGCCCGGAAAACCTTTCGATCGAAGTCCGTGCCGAGCCCGGCGGTGTCGTCCTCAAGCATGACATGCGCTTCCTCGGCCCCGAACCCTCTGCAACCAGTCCCTAA
- a CDS encoding heavy metal translocating P-type ATPase — protein sequence MSLCEHCGTEFSPREEAERYCCRGCEYVASLIHDQGLVRFYDLKADLATAPVRSRPFEDHDFSWLERASTGKDSLDCAVEGISCVGCVWLIERLFDRHPGAIRAAANPGSGRLHLEWQAGTCDLPAFARELASFGYVVAPAGTKAATERRALAGRMGLCGAFALNAMGFSLPGYLGMPADFEFAGLFRLIAFASASLGMLAGGSYFITRAWRAARAGSLHIDLPIALGLIAAYLGSIAGWITGEERLMYFDFVATFVFLMLLGRYVQTAAVEKNRLRLVRRSPLPESVNSGGRAVALTELQPGMSFFFEPGKALPVSACLAEGVADVSLEWIHGEADPVTMFPGMRLPAGAILLGRQSVTVTADETWADSLISKLVADTSGDRGSPVFQRLLKIYLIAVLIIGVVVFAAWSAAGQWPGSLQAMISVFVVSCPCALGVAVPLADEWAASRLARAGAFARRASLWPRLRRVKHVIFDKTGTLTLERPLLVNQQTVDGLDRHASLALARLTRGSLHPVCRTLLESLGSRGQQLLEVYGESPVEENPGTGVHCMSEGEAWFLGKGENGTILTRGNELVACFQFLDSLRPAASAVIRALERRGLSIHILSGDAPEKVAKLANALGLPSSQAIGGLSPEEKAARVRGLDKQDTLYVGDGANDSLAFDAAFVTGTPVVDRSLLESKADFYALGAGLSYLSEAFAAADARASGVRRAFAFALLYNLVVVALSASAHMSPLLAAILMPLSSVVSIVLAASAYRTMRIAIPIEKSYGSNDVQIQVPPTRHEPGEQAI from the coding sequence ATGAGCCTCTGCGAGCATTGCGGCACGGAGTTCTCGCCCCGGGAGGAGGCTGAGCGCTACTGTTGCCGGGGCTGCGAGTATGTGGCCTCCCTCATTCACGATCAAGGTCTTGTTCGCTTCTATGATCTGAAGGCGGACCTCGCCACTGCTCCCGTCCGCAGCCGGCCTTTCGAGGATCACGATTTCTCCTGGCTGGAACGCGCTTCGACTGGAAAGGACAGCCTCGATTGCGCGGTGGAAGGCATTTCCTGCGTAGGCTGCGTCTGGTTGATCGAACGGCTCTTTGATCGTCATCCCGGAGCCATCCGCGCCGCCGCGAACCCGGGCAGCGGCCGCCTCCATCTGGAATGGCAGGCCGGGACCTGCGATCTTCCCGCTTTCGCCCGCGAACTCGCTTCTTTCGGCTACGTCGTCGCCCCGGCCGGAACCAAGGCTGCCACCGAACGGCGCGCGCTTGCCGGTCGCATGGGACTCTGTGGTGCCTTCGCCCTGAATGCGATGGGCTTCTCGCTGCCGGGTTATCTCGGCATGCCTGCCGATTTCGAATTCGCCGGGCTCTTCCGCCTGATTGCCTTCGCCTCTGCCTCGCTAGGCATGCTTGCGGGCGGCTCCTACTTCATTACCCGCGCCTGGCGCGCTGCCCGTGCGGGGTCGCTGCACATTGATCTGCCAATCGCCCTTGGTCTCATCGCAGCCTATCTTGGTTCGATCGCCGGATGGATCACGGGTGAAGAGCGGCTGATGTATTTCGATTTCGTCGCGACCTTCGTTTTCCTCATGCTGCTGGGGCGCTACGTCCAGACGGCCGCAGTGGAGAAGAACCGCCTTCGTCTGGTGCGTCGTTCGCCGCTTCCGGAGTCCGTGAATTCCGGCGGCCGCGCGGTCGCTCTCACCGAGCTCCAGCCCGGGATGAGTTTCTTCTTTGAACCGGGCAAGGCCTTGCCGGTCTCTGCTTGTCTCGCCGAGGGCGTTGCCGATGTCTCGCTGGAGTGGATCCATGGCGAGGCCGATCCGGTCACCATGTTCCCCGGCATGCGTCTCCCGGCCGGAGCGATCCTTTTGGGTCGCCAATCCGTCACTGTCACGGCGGATGAAACTTGGGCGGATTCCTTGATCTCGAAACTTGTCGCGGATACCTCGGGCGACCGTGGTTCGCCGGTCTTCCAGCGCCTTCTCAAGATTTATCTCATCGCCGTCCTCATTATCGGCGTCGTGGTGTTTGCTGCATGGTCCGCCGCCGGCCAATGGCCGGGCAGCCTGCAGGCCATGATCTCGGTATTCGTCGTGTCTTGCCCCTGTGCTCTGGGGGTGGCGGTGCCCCTCGCGGATGAGTGGGCTGCCTCGCGCCTTGCCAGGGCAGGGGCCTTTGCCCGGCGCGCCAGCCTCTGGCCACGTCTGCGCCGCGTGAAGCACGTGATCTTTGACAAGACCGGCACCCTGACCTTGGAGCGGCCCTTGCTCGTCAATCAACAGACCGTGGATGGGCTGGATCGCCATGCCTCCCTTGCGCTGGCGCGCCTCACACGCGGCTCGCTGCATCCGGTCTGCCGCACCCTGTTGGAATCCCTCGGCAGCCGCGGGCAACAGCTCCTCGAGGTCTACGGTGAGTCCCCGGTCGAGGAGAATCCGGGCACCGGGGTCCACTGCATGTCGGAAGGGGAAGCTTGGTTCCTCGGCAAGGGCGAGAATGGCACCATCCTGACCCGCGGAAACGAACTGGTAGCTTGTTTCCAATTTCTCGATTCACTCCGTCCTGCCGCGTCCGCGGTGATTCGTGCTCTGGAAAGGCGCGGGCTTTCGATCCACATCCTTTCCGGGGATGCCCCCGAGAAGGTGGCGAAGCTTGCGAACGCCCTCGGCCTGCCTTCGTCGCAAGCAATCGGCGGCCTCTCTCCCGAGGAAAAGGCTGCACGTGTCCGCGGCTTGGACAAGCAGGACACGCTCTACGTCGGAGATGGGGCGAATGACTCTCTGGCTTTCGATGCTGCCTTCGTGACCGGAACGCCGGTGGTCGATCGGAGCTTGCTGGAATCAAAGGCTGATTTCTACGCCCTCGGGGCCGGCCTCTCTTATCTGAGCGAAGCCTTCGCAGCAGCGGACGCCCGGGCTTCCGGAGTCCGGCGCGCCTTCGCTTTCGCGCTTCTTTACAACCTTGTGGTGGTCGCGCTTTCGGCCTCCGCCCATATGAGCCCTCTGCTGGCAGCCATTCTCATGCCCCTCAGTTCGGTGGTTTCCATTGTTTTGGCAGCTTCTGCCTACCGAACCATGCGTATTGCAATCCCAATTGAAAAGTCGTATGGTAGTAATGACGTTCAAATCCAAGTCCCACCCACCCGCCATGAGCCAGGCGAGCAAGCAATTTGA
- a CDS encoding sulfite exporter TauE/SafE family protein, which translates to MDLTLAGAFAAGLATSLHCAGMCGPLACGVGTFAKNEGERMAAAATYHAGRLTAYTTIGGICGAIGKEPLGWFFHSPAVLLPWVLVLVLLVLATGLEKKVPRPAFLTRLMIRVRFKTQRLPVVAGAGLTGLFTPFLPCGPLYAVFLALLASGSAARGMEVALAFGVGTVPLLWVAQHQFHRLRRRLSPATFLRVQRGLALTAALVLAWRLHDTIPLRGEESVAEKPLPACCH; encoded by the coding sequence ATGGATCTCACCCTCGCCGGAGCCTTTGCTGCGGGACTCGCCACCAGCCTGCATTGCGCGGGCATGTGCGGACCGCTGGCCTGCGGGGTAGGGACCTTTGCCAAGAACGAAGGTGAGCGGATGGCGGCAGCGGCGACCTATCACGCCGGACGTCTCACCGCTTACACCACGATCGGCGGGATTTGCGGAGCCATTGGCAAGGAACCGCTCGGCTGGTTTTTCCATTCTCCCGCCGTCCTGCTCCCTTGGGTGCTCGTGCTTGTCCTGCTGGTGCTCGCCACCGGCCTTGAGAAGAAGGTCCCGCGGCCTGCCTTTCTCACCCGTCTGATGATCCGGGTCCGTTTCAAGACCCAGCGCCTGCCCGTTGTCGCAGGAGCGGGACTTACCGGGCTTTTCACTCCCTTTCTCCCCTGCGGTCCGCTTTACGCCGTCTTCCTTGCGCTCTTGGCCTCCGGATCCGCCGCGCGTGGCATGGAAGTCGCTCTGGCCTTCGGTGTCGGCACCGTCCCCTTGCTCTGGGTCGCACAGCATCAATTCCACCGACTCCGCCGTCGCTTGTCGCCCGCGACTTTCCTCCGCGTCCAGCGCGGCCTCGCCCTTACCGCCGCTCTGGTCCTCGCCTGGCGTCTTCACGATACCATCCCGCTCCGCGGCGAGGAAAGCGTCGCCGAAAAGCCTCTCCCGGCCTGCTGCCACTAG